The following proteins are co-located in the Hemicordylus capensis ecotype Gifberg chromosome 11, rHemCap1.1.pri, whole genome shotgun sequence genome:
- the LOC128335613 gene encoding translation initiation factor IF-2-like, whose protein sequence is MLRLAEKMDPLPTKQVASSLDCKAEPPHEAIHGGSPASPHLRPGSPRRREPRKSPAGSSSSPSLGAAIRAGSSSSSSSSTQAPPSSRPARTAARPEPSAAAAPPPATRETSRPPSCCCCPARSGRQAVGAACCAPAHLFQLVLPGGRRTCPPARLRPAAAGRASSPGGEPADTSSGRAESTSHARQLPARRGARRRPAATCARAEELCSAKAPAGVGGQRPLPGGWRRRRGREGAPPAPHACLPARRRMEGSARSPTDSAPTRADDGHTPLLPAPSCSLRRPPPAPNPGPVLHTTKEPP, encoded by the exons ATGCTCAGGCTGGCAGAGAAGATggaccccctccccacaaagcaAGTGGCCAGCTCATTGGATTGCAAGGCAGAACCACCCCACGAGGCCATCCATGGCGGCTCCcccgcctcacctcacctccgGCCCGGCTCTCCTCGACGGCGCGAACCCAGAAAGTCAccggccggcagcagcagcagcccctccctcGGGGCGGCCATCCgcgctggcagcagcagcagcagcagcagcagcacccaggcGCCGCCGAGCTCGCGGCCAGCCCGGACAGCGGCCCGTCCAGAGCCCTCCGCGGCTGCCGCCCCTCCTCCCGCCACAAGGGAAACTTCGCGGCCtccgagctgctgctgctgcccagcgcGGTCGGGCCGGCAGGCAG TGGGTGCTGCTTGCTGCGCCCCGGCCCACTTGTTCCAACTGGTGTTACCTGGCGGGCGGCGCACCTGCCCCCCTGCTCGGCTGCGGCCGGCAGCAGCGGGGCGGGCCTCATCCCCCGGCGGCGAGCCAGCCGACACGTCGAGCGGGCGGGCCGAGTCCACGAGTCACGCGCGGCAGCTGCCGGCGAGGAGGGGGGCCAGGAGGCGGCCGGCCGCCACCTGCGCGAGGGCCGAAGAGCTCTGCTCTGCAAAGGCGCCGGCCGGGGTCGGGGGGCAGCGCCCTCTGCCAGGCgggtggaggcggcggcggggccgcGAGGGCGCTCCCCCGGCCCCACATGCTTGCTTGCCCGCCCGGCGGCGGATGGAAGGCAGCGCGCGCAGCCCCACTGACTCTGCGCCCACACGGGCCGACGACGGACACACCCCTTTGCTCCCAGCCCCGTCGTGCAGCCTGAGgcggccgccccccgcccccaacccggGTCCG GTACTCCACACAACAAAAGAACCACCATGA
- the LOC128335612 gene encoding uncharacterized protein LOC128335612, whose protein sequence is MAERAFLSLPFPRAHTCAATCQSLPPEKGFRPGRPCHGAFQAKAAAAAAGAEGGCSWASWASWASSSPPALEPYPQDCLHGLAAALPGSGQESLPASPPCGGGGGGCCCCCCCCRRRGLKPDRSSSTGPQPHPLPEGAPRRRRLHEEKLSLHLPSLGKYPHTILNPPLFSMDVRWMLCLWEASSSERSLHAPSSSRGKEVSALGPCPTLRLLLTRLLIKVGGAPSQAERARCELEDQGS, encoded by the exons ATGGCAGAGCgagctttcctctccctgcccttcCCTCGAGCTCACACATGCGCCGCCACCTGCCAGTCATTACCTCCTGAGAAAG gcttcaggcctggtcgGCCCTGCCATGGGGCATTTCAAGccaaggcagcagcagccgccgcaggTGCTGAGGGGGGCTGCTCTTGGGCCTCCTGGGCCTCctgggcctcctcctccccccccgccttggAGCCTTACCCTCAGGATtgcctgcacggactggcagccgctctcccaggctctgggcaggaatctctcccggCCAGCCCtccatgtggaggaggaggaggcggctgctgctgctgctgctgctgctgccgccgccgggggCTGAAGCCGGACCGAAGCTCCTCCACTGGGCCGCAGCCGCACCCCTTGCCTGAGGGCGCTCCCAG GAGAAGACGTTTGCATGAGGAAAAGCTCTCGCTGCATCTACCCAGCCTTGGCAAATATCCACACACCATCCTGAACCCGCCACTTTTCTCAATGGATGTCCGTTGGATGCTGTGCCTGTGGGAAGCCAGCTCATCAGAGAGAAGTCTCCATGCTCCCTCCTCTTCCAGAGGCAAGGAGGTGTCTGCTCTGGGCCCGTGTCCCACTCTAAGGCTCCTTCTCACGAGGCTGCTAATAAAGGTGGGAGGAGCGCCCAGCCAGGCTGAGAGAGCCAGGTGTGAACTggaagatcaag GCAGCTGA